A region from the Pseudonocardia petroleophila genome encodes:
- a CDS encoding phosphoribosyltransferase — MSERETLTWDLFGTASRELAGQVAADGYRPDIILSIARGGLFVAGALGYALDVKNLHVANVEFYTGVDERLPVPIMLPPVPNVVDLSGSRVLVADDVADTGATLKLVRDFCSGHVADVRCAVVYEKPHSTVRCEYVWRRTDRWINFPWSTLPPVVENAGQVLDA; from the coding sequence GTGAGCGAGCGCGAGACGCTGACCTGGGACCTGTTCGGCACCGCGTCACGCGAGCTGGCCGGGCAGGTCGCCGCCGACGGGTACCGGCCCGACATCATCCTGTCGATCGCCCGCGGCGGGCTGTTCGTGGCCGGGGCGCTGGGCTACGCGCTGGACGTGAAGAACCTGCACGTCGCCAACGTCGAGTTCTACACCGGCGTCGACGAGCGCCTGCCCGTCCCGATCATGCTGCCGCCGGTGCCGAACGTCGTCGACCTGTCCGGGTCGCGGGTCCTCGTCGCCGACGACGTGGCCGACACCGGCGCCACGCTGAAGCTGGTGCGCGACTTCTGCTCCGGGCACGTCGCCGACGTCCGCTGCGCGGTGGTCTACGAGAAGCCGCACTCCACGGTGCGGTGCGAGTACGTGTGGCGGCGGACCGACCGGTGGATCAACTTCCCGTGGTCGACGCTGCCGCCCGTCGTCGAGAACGCCGGCCAGGTCCTCGACGCCTGA
- the lnt gene encoding apolipoprotein N-acyltransferase, with protein sequence MAAPTTDPAPPPGAPPRRLALVPVRVLAAAAGGYLLYLSFPPSTLWWLALPAFGLFGAVVRGRSARAGFGYGFVFSMAFLTPLLVWVSSLVQWLPWIALSVFESLFVAVACAGMAVVSRLPAWPLWAAAVWGIGESVRSRVPWGGMPWGRVGFGQPDGPFLPVAAIGGVPLLSFVTVLAGLALGELVRRLVAREGFGSVRTPAVIAVAALLTGPLAALVPAFGGGPDRVVTVAAVQGNVPRLGLDFNAQRRAVLDNHVRVTEELAADVAAGRAEQPDVVVWPENSSDIDPLQNPDAAAQIDRAARAIGVPILLGTILRNPPELANGDGPTSSNAAVVWEPGVGVVERSDKRRIQPFGEYMPWRSFFRLFSPYVDRASNFLPGPGEGALDVDGVRVGIAICWEIAFDDLLADSVAAGAEMIAVPSNNATFGFTDMTYQQLAMSRIRAVEFDRSAVVVTTSGVSATVTPDGTVTARTQQFTPDTLVDRTTLRTTVTLASQLRSGPEWVVVALGLGAVAVAVLARRRAAGRKSDV encoded by the coding sequence GTGGCCGCACCCACCACCGATCCCGCCCCGCCCCCCGGGGCCCCGCCGCGCCGTCTCGCGCTCGTCCCGGTCCGCGTGCTCGCGGCGGCGGCCGGCGGCTACCTGCTCTACCTCAGCTTCCCGCCCAGCACGCTGTGGTGGCTCGCGCTGCCCGCGTTCGGCCTGTTCGGCGCGGTGGTCCGCGGCCGGTCGGCGCGCGCCGGGTTCGGCTACGGGTTCGTGTTCTCGATGGCCTTCCTCACGCCGCTGCTGGTGTGGGTCAGCTCGCTGGTGCAGTGGCTGCCGTGGATCGCGCTGTCGGTCTTCGAGTCGCTGTTCGTCGCGGTGGCCTGCGCGGGGATGGCCGTGGTGTCCCGGCTGCCCGCGTGGCCGCTGTGGGCCGCCGCGGTGTGGGGGATCGGGGAGTCGGTGCGCTCGCGGGTCCCGTGGGGCGGGATGCCGTGGGGCCGGGTCGGCTTCGGCCAGCCCGACGGCCCGTTCCTGCCGGTCGCCGCGATCGGCGGGGTGCCGCTGCTGTCGTTCGTCACGGTGCTCGCCGGGCTCGCGCTCGGGGAGCTGGTGCGCCGCCTCGTCGCCCGTGAGGGGTTCGGCTCGGTCCGGACGCCCGCCGTGATCGCCGTCGCCGCGCTGCTCACCGGGCCCCTCGCGGCGCTGGTGCCCGCGTTCGGCGGCGGGCCCGACCGGGTCGTCACCGTCGCCGCGGTCCAGGGCAACGTGCCGCGGCTGGGCCTGGACTTCAACGCCCAGCGCCGCGCCGTGCTCGACAACCACGTCCGGGTCACCGAGGAGCTCGCCGCCGACGTCGCCGCCGGGCGCGCCGAGCAGCCCGACGTCGTCGTGTGGCCGGAGAACTCCTCCGACATCGACCCCCTGCAGAACCCCGACGCCGCCGCGCAGATCGATCGCGCTGCCCGCGCGATCGGGGTGCCGATCCTGCTGGGCACGATCCTGCGCAACCCGCCGGAGCTGGCCAACGGCGACGGCCCGACGTCGAGCAACGCCGCCGTGGTGTGGGAGCCGGGCGTCGGGGTGGTGGAGCGCAGCGACAAGCGCCGCATCCAGCCCTTCGGCGAGTACATGCCCTGGCGCAGCTTCTTCCGCCTGTTCTCGCCCTACGTCGACCGGGCCAGCAACTTCCTGCCCGGGCCGGGGGAGGGGGCGCTCGACGTCGACGGGGTGCGCGTCGGCATCGCGATCTGCTGGGAGATCGCCTTCGACGACCTGCTCGCCGACAGCGTCGCCGCGGGCGCGGAGATGATCGCCGTGCCGAGCAACAACGCGACGTTCGGGTTCACCGACATGACGTACCAGCAGCTGGCGATGTCGCGGATCCGCGCGGTCGAGTTCGACCGGTCGGCGGTCGTCGTCACCACGTCGGGGGTGAGCGCCACGGTCACCCCGGACGGCACCGTCACCGCCCGCACGCAGCAGTTCACCCCGGACACCCTGGTCGATCGGACGACGCTGCGCACCACCGTTACCCTGGCCAGCCAGCTGCGATCGGGCCCGGAGTGGGTCGTGGTCGCCCTGGGTCTGGGTGCCGTCGCCGTGGCGGTCCTCGCACGCCGCCGGGCGGCGGGAAGGAAGTCCGATGTCTGA
- a CDS encoding polyprenol monophosphomannose synthase: protein MSEVPGPVLVVIPTYDERENIGPVVARLHAAVPTADVLVVDDNSPDGTGKLADEMAAADPRISVLHRTAKDGLGAAYLAGFAHALDGPHQVVVEMDADGSHAPEDLPALLDALRDADLVLGSRYVPGGAVRNWPAHREWLSRGGNLYSRLALGVPIQDITGGYRAFRRQVLEELDLGEVASQGYCFQVDVAYRAVLAGFRVREVPITFVERERGASKMSRSIVTEALWLVTRWGAERVLRRRGAGVRA, encoded by the coding sequence ATGTCTGAGGTCCCGGGACCCGTGCTGGTGGTGATCCCGACCTACGACGAGCGCGAGAACATCGGGCCGGTCGTCGCGCGGCTGCACGCCGCCGTGCCCACCGCCGACGTGCTCGTCGTCGACGACAACAGCCCCGACGGCACCGGGAAGCTGGCCGACGAGATGGCCGCGGCCGACCCGCGGATCAGCGTGCTGCACCGCACCGCGAAGGACGGCCTCGGCGCCGCCTACCTCGCCGGGTTCGCCCACGCGCTGGACGGCCCGCACCAGGTCGTCGTCGAGATGGACGCCGACGGCTCGCACGCCCCGGAGGACCTGCCCGCCCTGCTCGACGCGCTGCGCGACGCCGACCTCGTCCTCGGCTCCCGGTACGTGCCGGGCGGTGCGGTCCGCAACTGGCCCGCGCACCGCGAGTGGCTCTCCCGCGGCGGCAACCTCTACTCCCGCCTCGCCCTGGGCGTCCCGATCCAGGACATCACCGGCGGCTACCGCGCGTTCCGGCGGCAGGTGCTCGAGGAGCTCGACCTGGGCGAGGTCGCCTCGCAGGGCTACTGCTTCCAGGTCGACGTCGCCTACCGCGCCGTGCTCGCGGGCTTCCGGGTGCGCGAGGTGCCGATCACCTTCGTCGAGCGGGAGCGGGGGGCGTCGAAGATGAGCCGGTCGATCGTCACCGAGGCGCTGTGGCTGGTCACGCGGTGGGGCGCCGAGCGGGTGCTGCGCCGCCGCGGGGCGGGCGTGCGCGCGTGA
- a CDS encoding RNA polymerase-binding protein RbpA, translated as MADRVLRGSRLGAVSYETDRNHDLAPRQSMRYACPRGHDFEVPFSHDAEAPHTWECRLHGSISKLVDGSEPEQKKTKPPRTHWDMLLERRSVADLEVLLNERLELLAERRREIA; from the coding sequence ATGGCCGACCGCGTGCTCCGTGGCAGCCGGCTCGGGGCTGTCAGCTACGAGACCGACCGCAACCACGACCTCGCGCCGCGGCAGTCGATGCGCTACGCGTGCCCGCGCGGGCACGACTTCGAGGTGCCCTTCTCGCACGACGCCGAAGCCCCGCACACCTGGGAGTGCCGCCTGCACGGCAGCATCTCCAAGCTGGTGGACGGCTCGGAGCCGGAGCAGAAGAAGACCAAGCCGCCGCGCACCCACTGGGACATGCTGCTCGAGCGCCGCTCCGTCGCCGACCTCGAGGTGCTGCTCAACGAGCGCCTCGAGCTGCTGGCCGAGCGTCGTCGCGAGATCGCCTGA
- a CDS encoding PIG-L deacetylase family protein, producing MNEPDLPTPDLRGQTVLVLHAHPDDESIFSGLTLRRLADAGARTILVLATAGELGGSRVPLRPGETVPERRIAELETAAELLGVSRLVLLGGRDSGLPGGPGLAHPRALAAADPLTLARHVAELADDEGAATIVHDDEHGIYGHPDHNAAFRVGALAAELTGATAYRTTVDREHLHTAARDGHLVHGAARAAATPFGRATVEIALAVSGTDAHLEVKRAAITAHASQLGPDDVPLSTFAAAYGYEWYRRTGPAGVLDRLGNAHLVGAPRV from the coding sequence ATGAACGAGCCCGACCTCCCCACGCCCGATCTCCGGGGCCAGACCGTCCTCGTCCTCCACGCCCACCCCGACGACGAGTCGATCTTCTCCGGCCTCACGCTGCGCCGCCTCGCCGACGCGGGTGCCCGCACGATCCTCGTCCTCGCCACGGCGGGGGAGCTGGGCGGTTCCCGCGTGCCGCTGCGGCCGGGGGAGACGGTGCCGGAGCGCCGGATCGCCGAGCTGGAGACCGCGGCGGAGCTGCTCGGCGTCTCCCGGCTGGTCCTGCTCGGCGGCCGCGACTCCGGCCTGCCCGGCGGCCCCGGCCTGGCCCACCCCCGCGCGCTGGCCGCCGCCGACCCCCTCACGCTGGCCCGGCACGTCGCCGAGCTCGCCGACGACGAGGGCGCGGCGACGATCGTCCACGACGACGAGCACGGCATCTACGGCCATCCCGACCACAACGCGGCGTTCCGCGTCGGCGCGCTCGCCGCGGAGCTGACCGGCGCCACCGCGTACCGCACCACCGTCGACCGCGAGCACCTGCACACCGCCGCCCGCGACGGCCACCTCGTGCACGGTGCGGCCCGGGCGGCGGCGACGCCGTTCGGGCGCGCGACCGTCGAGATCGCCCTCGCGGTCAGCGGCACCGACGCCCACCTCGAGGTCAAGCGCGCGGCGATCACCGCGCACGCGAGCCAGCTCGGCCCCGACGACGTCCCGCTGTCGACGTTCGCCGCCGCCTACGGCTACGAGTGGTACCGCCGCACCGGCCCCGCGGGCGTGCTCGACCGCCTGGGCAACGCCCACCTCGTGGGCGCCCCCCGCGTGTAA
- a CDS encoding cytochrome P450: MTSEDPGHLAFWARPEAERAAVFAALRRRDGLPWVPFTNRAPFTPSRDGFHAVVRHADVVAASRDSRLFGSAPNAASLYDIPPWLLRYLDSMISKDGPEHARLRKVVARAFSPRMLARLESDIRTRSTRIVDDVLAERSGEFVSRVAQRLPVAVICALLGLDDSHHDLVARHGNTLVGSNDPEHNGVSRAYLLHHGAPGVRHLFPLSARLAFAGEQLHRLVRRIGRERLREPRDDLVSTLVHADVDGERLTPREVGTLFILLVLAGSETTRATICHALRLLTDHPEQREHLLADVPGRIGGAVEEVVRHASPVLQFRRTATADGELAGTPVRAGDKLLLFYTSANCDEAVFADPDRFDITRSPNPHLGFGGPGPHYCLGAALARTESTILLTELLTRAPTIRAVGPPDRLLSDFLNGVKRQAYAL; encoded by the coding sequence ATGACCAGCGAGGACCCCGGCCACCTCGCTTTCTGGGCCCGCCCGGAGGCCGAGCGCGCCGCCGTCTTCGCCGCGCTGCGCCGCCGGGACGGGTTGCCGTGGGTCCCGTTCACCAACCGCGCACCGTTCACCCCGAGCCGTGACGGCTTCCACGCCGTCGTCCGGCACGCCGACGTCGTGGCGGCGAGCCGGGACTCCCGGCTGTTCGGCAGCGCCCCCAACGCCGCCTCGCTCTACGACATCCCGCCGTGGTTGCTGCGCTACCTCGACTCGATGATCAGCAAGGACGGGCCGGAGCACGCGCGGCTGCGCAAGGTCGTCGCGCGGGCGTTCTCGCCGAGGATGCTGGCGCGGCTGGAGTCCGACATCCGCACCCGCTCCACCCGGATCGTCGACGACGTGCTGGCCGAGCGCTCCGGGGAGTTCGTGTCCCGGGTCGCGCAGCGGCTGCCGGTGGCCGTCATCTGCGCGCTGCTCGGGCTCGACGACTCCCACCACGACCTCGTCGCCCGCCACGGCAACACCCTGGTCGGCTCGAACGACCCGGAGCACAACGGGGTCAGCCGCGCGTACCTGCTGCACCACGGGGCGCCCGGCGTGCGGCACCTGTTCCCCCTGAGCGCCCGCCTGGCGTTCGCCGGTGAGCAGCTGCACCGGCTGGTGCGCCGCATCGGCCGCGAGCGGCTGCGCGAGCCCCGTGACGACCTCGTCTCGACCCTGGTGCACGCCGACGTCGACGGCGAGCGGCTCACCCCGCGCGAGGTCGGCACCCTGTTCATCCTGCTGGTGCTGGCCGGCAGCGAGACCACGCGCGCCACCATCTGCCACGCCCTGCGCCTGCTCACCGACCATCCCGAGCAGCGCGAGCACCTGCTGGCCGACGTGCCGGGACGGATCGGGGGCGCGGTCGAGGAGGTGGTGCGCCACGCGAGCCCGGTGCTGCAGTTCCGCCGCACCGCCACCGCCGACGGAGAGCTCGCGGGCACCCCGGTCCGGGCCGGTGACAAGCTGCTGCTGTTCTACACCTCGGCCAACTGCGACGAGGCCGTGTTCGCCGACCCGGACCGGTTCGACATCACCCGCTCCCCCAACCCGCACCTGGGCTTCGGCGGCCCCGGACCGCACTACTGCCTGGGCGCGGCGCTGGCCCGCACCGAGTCGACGATCCTGCTCACCGAGCTGCTGACCCGGGCGCCCACGATCCGGGCTGTCGGCCCGCCGGACCGACTGCTGTCGGACTTCCTCAACGGCGTGAAGCGGCAGGCCTACGCGCTCTGA